GCGAATTAATCAAGATAAGCAGGGAAAACGCTCGTCAGCGCGCTGAAAAATCGCGCTGACGATTGGCCGTTAGCTGGCTTTTTTCACTAACGGGAGATCGAAGGCTTTACGTAGCGCGCGAACAAAGGCTTTATCCTGGCAGATAGTTTTGCCCGGGCTGTCCGAGAGTTTGGCGACCGGCTTCCCGTTGCACTCCACCAGCTTAATCACAATATTAAGCGGCTTAACGCCCGGGATATCGCAGGTCAGGCGAGTGCCGATGCCGAAAACCACGTTGGTGCGCTGGCCAAAGTGGCGATAAAGATCCAATGCCTTGTTGAAATCGAGGTTATCGGAAAATACCAGCGTTTTGGTCTGCGGATCGATCTCTAACTTTTGATAATGCGCCAGCGCTTTTTCACCCCATTCCACCGGATCGCCCGAGTCATGGCGCAGTCCCTGGTAGCGGTTGGCGAAGCCAGGCCCGAAATCACGCAGAAAAGCGTCCATGGTGATGCAATCCGTCAGGGCAATGCCCAGCCGATCGTCATACTCATCCAGCCAGGCCTGCAGCGCCGCGCGTTGGCTATTGGCCAGCACCGGGCTGATTTGCTGATGCGCTTGAAACCACTCATGCGCCTGGGTGCCGACCGGCGTGATGCCCAGCTGACGGGCCACATCATAGTTGCTGGAGCCGACCAGCCAGGGGAAATCCTGCTGAAGCGCGCTGACGATCGCCAACTGCACATCGCGCGAAAAGCGGCGGCGGGTGCCAAAATCCATCAGGCGGAAGCGCGACATATCAAGATCCTGCGTCAGCTGCTTAAAGTCGCTGATTTTTTCCTGCAGGCGTTCCACAGCCATTTCCGGCGTCGCCTGCGGTGAACGGTGGCGATGAACCACTTCGCTAATCAACGCCAGCAGTGGAACTTCCCACATAATGACTTCGCGCCACGGCCCGCTGATGCGAATATCCAGCTTACCCGCATGGTTGCGCACTTTCACCTGCTCCGGGTTATAACGGAACGCTTTCAGCCACGCCAGGTAGTCAGGTTTAAAAAAAGGCAGACCGG
This Mixta hanseatica DNA region includes the following protein-coding sequences:
- the pncB gene encoding nicotinate phosphoribosyltransferase — protein: MTRYASPILTTMLDTDAYKLHMQQAVFHRYHDVTVTAEFRCRGDDLLGIYADEIKSQIALMSQLAMTDEESAWLAGLPFFKPDYLAWLKAFRYNPEQVKVRNHAGKLDIRISGPWREVIMWEVPLLALISEVVHRHRSPQATPEMAVERLQEKISDFKQLTQDLDMSRFRLMDFGTRRRFSRDVQLAIVSALQQDFPWLVGSSNYDVARQLGITPVGTQAHEWFQAHQQISPVLANSQRAALQAWLDEYDDRLGIALTDCITMDAFLRDFGPGFANRYQGLRHDSGDPVEWGEKALAHYQKLEIDPQTKTLVFSDNLDFNKALDLYRHFGQRTNVVFGIGTRLTCDIPGVKPLNIVIKLVECNGKPVAKLSDSPGKTICQDKAFVRALRKAFDLPLVKKAS